The Trichoderma breve strain T069 chromosome 2, whole genome shotgun sequence DNA segment CACCGATTCTCATGCAGCGTAACACAACCCGCTTGCAGCGGCCTGGTATAGTAGTATTTAAGCATTTACAACAAGACATGTCTTCACCGCTTCTGCTCACAATAGTCAAGTCAAGCCGTGGAAAGCGACGGTAACaagccaaaagaaaataattgtATTGCCGCAGCCGGCCAACAATGCCAACCTATCTACTCTTGAACCCTGAGCATACCCTTACATACATGCAATTACGCCGACAATGATCCCGTTACTCCCGTCTGCGCAGATCCTTCGAGGACCGGCAGAATGTTTCCCCCAGCCAACGCCAGCGACAGCAGTGTCGCTTTGTTAAAGACAGGCTATTATCAAAGATACCCGAGTGTACCGTCCTCGGAGCCAATGAAACAGAAAGCAGAACCCGAgcccaattttttttctaggTTTGGAACAAAACAGCGCCCAATGTAGGACgaatgagaaaaagagagaaacaagatgGGGGGTGTTGATAAatcaaaaacaaaatgagTAGATGAAGAAAGTAGGCGGCGTGCAAGCCAAagtgaagaaaagaagaaaaacctCGGAAGCGAAAGCATTATGATGCTGCGGCCACAGCAATGGGTGCTGGCGACGAGGCTTGGATGCTAGGCGCGCTTTGCATTTCGACATCAGGACCGCTATTGCTGTTGGCAACACTGTTGCCTTCGTTTCcggtttcttctttgttctctttgtTGCTACCTTCAGCAGACGGGGCAGCAGAATCTTCGGTGCTGGATCCAGGATTGGTTCGCGGAGGCGCGGTCCAGCGTGGGATTTCCCAGGAAACTCCTGTAAAACTCTTGAGTTTGAAGCCACCTTTGGCCCACTTCCGGCAAGGCTTGCCAGACCGGTCGAGGGCTCGAAGGCCTGCGTTGATGGCTCCTTGATTTGCCTTGGGACCAAGCTTGTGGGCAGACGGGCGAGCCGCCGCACTGCTGTGGTCGATGGTGCCATCCTCCCTGCATTGAGACAACAAAATTAGCATGCTGGTTAAAAATTCATTGCCGTTGAACGTCGTGGAAATGGTTCTACTTACAATCggggcttcttctttgggcCCGGCTTGCCTCTGGGCTTGGGTATGCCGTCTATGGTGCCATTTGCAGCCGCCGCAGATCGCTTgactcccttcttcttcttttcatcggGGGGTCCCATTGGCGTTGGAGCAGGTGTGGTTTCAGCGGCTGGAGTAGCGGCATTTGAGTCGGATGCGTTGTCGACATTCGAGGCGGCTGTAGACACAACCAGCGCGCTTGGGCTGGCCGGCGACTCTTTAATTTCCGAGGTCTCCTTTGAGCTTTTGGAGTCTGGGGATTGAGTCCCCTCGTCAATAGACACCGAGGGAAAGATGTCGCGTAGCAAAGCCGGCGGCACGTTGAGGGTGACGAGCAAACCGTGTTTGGTCGCCGATTTGCGTCGGCCGTCGGCTGCCTTGGAGGGAGGCATCGCGTCTGGTGGAGGAGTTTGGACTGATTGATTTGCAAGAGCGAGCAGCggacaaggcaaggcaaggcaagcCTATTTTGATGGT contains these protein-coding regions:
- a CDS encoding INO80 complex subunit ies4 domain-containing protein, yielding MPPSKAADGRRKSATKHDSKSSKETSEIKESPASPSALVVSTAASNVDNASDSNAATPAAETTPAPTPMGPPDEKKKKGVKRSAAAANGTIDGIPKPRGKPGPKKKPRLEDGTIDHSSAAARPSAHKLGPKANQGAINAGLRALDRSGKPCRKWAKGGFKLKSFTGVSWEIPRWTAPPRTNPGSSTEDSAAPSAEGSNKENKEETGNEGNSVANSNSGPDVEMQSAPSIQASSPAPIAVAAAS